Part of the Lytechinus pictus isolate F3 Inbred chromosome 18, Lp3.0, whole genome shotgun sequence genome, ggttggagGACCCAAGCTTCAGAAATTGATCAGGAGCAAGTTTTCATACCCCTTTACTTCCTGAGGGGTCTCCAAGGTGCATCATTTTCCTAATGCGAACGTTTTGTTTCTTCTTCTGTCAATGCTCTTTATCTTTAAACACCAAGTTAAGAAGCAGCTTCAATAGTTTAAAAAAGTAACgtgatcattatcatttttatcatcatcgtcatcatcatcatcatttggcatcatcagcatcatcaccatttcatcattatcatcatcatcatcatttcatcattatcatcatcatcaccatttcatcatcatcattatcagcatcaccatttcatcatcatcatcattatcatcatcatcaccctttcatcaactacgtcatcgtcaccatcatcattaccattatcatcatacaaccactattatcatcatccttacaATTGTGTCATTGTATCATAACCAATGTCAGTTTCATGAGCATTATCGTCatcataaacaaataaatagtattatagcgcacgtatccaccttgttatATGCTCAAGGCGcacctatattaccccggctaagccaGGCCACTAATTCTGTTTCTCaaagctttttgaggaattacctGCTGCTGGTatatacccatttacctcacatgagtcgagtgcagcacattgtgctTGAATTTCTTGCCGAGGTGAAACACGCCTtagctgggaatcgaacccacgtccctcacaTTTAAAGACGAGTCTTGACCATTAGACCATGACGCCCCAATCATCatttattatcaccatcaccctcatcaacattatcatcgtAATCATTCCTTGAACCAATTTTCAGTAATGGGGAAAATTTGACCAACCGGGCATTAGACTACATGGAAATTAGGCCCTACACTAGTAGACCAAACGGCATTTTAACCAAATTGTGAATAGACCATATAGATTTATGTTGCAATAGACTATCTGAGAAGTTGACCAAATAGACCAAATGTATAGAAACCAATGCTTCcactaaaattttgaaaataaatgaatttactCACTTTGTGTTGATGCGTAATATGTGTATTTGCATTCTGGATCTTCTTGCTTCTGAGCAAAACATTCCTCAGAAATAAAATCTCATGTTAACAAACACAGTTATTTCACCAGTAAACTTTATTCATAGAGCTGCCAAATACAATGTaatagaacattttttatacataatAACACAATTTAAGTAATCATATCTTTCTTCAAtttctatcaatcaatcaactgcTTCGAGCAATGAGCTGCGCGGATTACAAATTTAAATCAAaacaatgtcaaaggtcaaaataaaaatgcagCAATTTACGAGGAAAACCTTCCATGAAGAAATATCAATCATACAAAATTATAGACATCAATATCAATCACCTTAATAACGATggagatttctttttttatgactTTACTGGGTTAAGTCATCTTTTCACCAGAGGGGTGGATACAGAATTTAATAAATGAGAGGGGTgcacatggaaaaaaaaatattgatttggttTTTACAGGTAAAAAAAAGAGGGTTACGTCTGCCAAAAATACCTTAATTTCGCAACTACAAAGTTGTCAAGCCccataaaatattcattaaaaagggGACGCATATCCATCCCCGCGTCAAAAGAGGGCGCTTCAAATCAGAGAGGAGTAGGAACACTACAGGGGAGTAGAGTActtttggaaaggggggggggggggctgcgccAATTGTGCGCCCTGGACCCGCATACACTTGTTCTATCGCGGCTCGAGTATGACCATCCATGTACAATGTTCATATAACATAAATAATAGTAAGGGCCTCcgaggtatatattttttttaaattaaaatcctGATGTAAATTATATTTACGTTATTCAAATCCCTGCATGCATACTGAAAAAATAGCACCTTTTAAGATACCGGAAATAGTTTGAGAAGATCATAAACTATCAAATTACCaacgacaaaaaaaaatccgaatATTACCTTcgtgtaaaaaataaagaaataaaaataagcaaatGCACTGCTCTCTTTCTTTCAGAGAATAAATACAAGATGTGTAGAATAATATACCAATGACACTATGTAACATTTGCCTCTTGATAGTGAGGTGTTTAAACTTAAAACATGTTCCGTTCTTTAAAACGTTTCATTCTTTTAACTCATCTTCGTCTTTAATAAGTGAAACCAACCATCATAATGAAATATGGAAATTATACGTTCACAAATGCAGGTATCGATACagattcaaattattttaaaaggtcGATAGACACACGGCACATAGGTTTCAAACCGTACGTTTGCAATGTTTccgaaatataataatattcgTCTGTAATGTAACCAAATTCGATATTTATATAACACTTTAAGGGTTGGTATCGCCCATGCAAATATCTTAACCTTTTTAAACTCAATCCCTGTACAGATTTTTCATCCaactcaaaatgaaaataagaacaataataCTTTGTCAGATAACAAGACTATATAAATTATGACGATTTGTATCTAAATTATACATTATCTTTACAGACCAATTTTATGAACAAATATATCAAACAACTTCAAATATGATTTGACTTCAACAAATACTACGAATATGGTATAATACGAGATATACGAGAGTCAAAAAGAAAGCAagtagatgaagaaaaaaagaaaaaagaaaaaggttaaATGACTACATGAGGTAAACAGCTGCAGGTATAGTGTAGCTTAATGAGTACAAaagatttttatatttacaaaatatttacacaATAATTTGATGCAGCAAAATACAAAGACATAGAAATAGAAGAGAATGGAAAAAGAGTGATATGCTTATCTATATTTGTAGCAAagtttcaaatcaaaatttagcatatatttaatttaaaaaaattgcattatatgaatgattgttGGCAAAATGCAGCGGTGatttatgtatatttgtatGAAGAGATAATTGAAAACGAATGGCCAGCAGAACTGATGATCTACCAATACGAAATTTCGTAAAACCGTTGACATTGAGGTACAGATATTAATCTGTGTCGTTACTCATGATACCTTAaaattttcaacaataaaacTCGGTCCAttttaagtgaaaattattgaaaactAAAAATGTTGATTCAGAATATAAAAATGGTATCTCACTACACGACAAATGCTTGCGAACGTAGGAAATTTGGGATCGTCAGAGCTtcgcaaaaaaaaatcgtaccACGTGATCACAAGGGTCTTATGTCGACCAACTGAGTAAATTATGCGTCGAACGTTTTGCAAACAATATTTtgttccttaaaaaaaaaacaattcgcAAATAGACTGAATATAATGATATCGCAAGCATTTGCAACAATCGTCAGAAAAATTAGCAAATCCAAAATCGCTACGGTTgcaagcataaaaaaaaaacatcaaacacATAAATGAATATTATAAATGTAAACGATTACCTTTTTCTACTAAAGAACGTATATACATTCAGGCAGCATATATCAACGTTTCCGCAGCATTTTCCCTTGTCGATTCACATGAAATATGACTTGTCAAACTGTCACATCAATCATCAGCTGAAATCTTATTCTTACTTGTATCCTGCCTCACTGGCCTACATATAAAGTTCATCAATTTCATACGGTTTACATTAAATTCtctaaaacaaagaaaactatcataaatcattatgtcttttatgaattttaaatagttatattttttcttctaaaatgtGGATGTTTCAATTCAAAACTCTGGCATCTTGGTCTAGTTTCATAAAACCTACGACAAGTTAGCCAATCACAACCCCGATCGGTAGCTTTAATGAGCAATTTCTATTTGTTATAACATGTTTAATATAATGTAGTGGATGCAATAATATGTGGTGTGATTTTGACTGGTAATGTTCATTATACCATTGCAACAGCCAAGCATTATCTTttaaacactttaaaaaatattgggtagaaGTGCTCCATGGGGGTAATTATgcgtccaaccaacattgggcatttctttttggcatttttatttatccagtgtgatgaaaattttgcccattctatagtaattgctgcttattttttttaaactttactggacaatatgcttcctgcattgggtaaaatactgcccgaAATTGAttggatacatacatgtaattaccctcgtggtggtaaacattttacccaatattttttatagtgTTGGCGATGTCATTATATATACTGCTGTGCCCAGTGTTGTCACTCTGTATTCAAGTGTGTGAATATTATCATGAAACAACACAAAATTTGAACCCTATTTTAGCGATGTTTCAGGTATATTTTCAGCCATTTTACTCCTTTTTGCCAGAAGCCGGCGAAACGTGGCATTAGATATCTCTATTTTTCGCATTCTGAGTACATAACTTGCTAAACCATCAAAATCGTAACTCGCAATACGTCAAGTACACGTTTAACAAGTAAAACAACAGGACATTGCTAACTACGGGATAAAGGGAAGAAAAACACACCCTTTTCTATtttgaaactattttttttcgaTTAGACATAAgagctcatgaaaaaaaatcaaactcaagtgtaaaatatttcatgttcgCGAACGCATAAATTTGCCCCTTTTGAACGATAATGGTTACACATAAGAACATcgactttaaaataaaataattatgctttgtttcaattcaaatcaaatgacaaaatttacaTCGACTTAAAAACACCAACAGACAGCAATGTCCCCGCAAGCAATAGAGCCTATATAGCGGTTATTTTTAGATGTCTATATCTGATTCAGTATTACTGTATGTGGTGAGATTAAAATGGCCCGAGATGCGTTACATGTGTAGCAATTACCCGAATACTTAGCAGTATGTTTCAATATAGATGTAGACAATAATGAATGACATTTTTCGTAGGCAACGCTGAAAAATAAAACGTTGCcacaaatatttgaaaagtcaatcagtaaaacatcattcGCAGATACTGGATGAATTGAGAATTAAAGAGTTTTGTGAGAgtcaaacattttaaaacatcTCAGTTTAAGTCCTTTCATCGATGTCCTGTATCTGTACAAGAATAATAAATAAGACTAAAAttctatgaaaaataatttgaattcacCATTTAAAATTTTACATGGTCATAACTGAAGACAAATcattaaatatatatcttaatgTGATATTTCCATGATTACAATAAAACTACTTTCTTATTATAGCGCTTTTCAGTTTCTTTGTCAAAAGATTTTAAGCGCTCTCCCacaatgcagcataattactaTGGTATTAAGAGGAGTTTTTCCACGCTCCAGGtttcaggaaataaaataatcgCAGGTCAAAATAAACCCATGTTTTATACTTACAAAAatgattgtatatttgtttagGTATGTGAAACCATATCTACTTAGTGTGTAttactttttaaataatttttacaatcTATACTTACATAATCAGGTGCATCATAACGTTGAAGAATAAAAATCAGTTGCTTCGTcggttttttatatatttaaagcAGCAATGaaatatgcagacattttgtgacatcataataTAGCAGCATGTCAAGTTAACACATCAGCTGAGCTTTCTCTACAATAATATAGGTACTTAACTTAGACTATCatacaataatatatttggcTATACTGTACAAAATATTCAAGCTGCAAAATTCTAAGCTGCGTAAAAAAAGTTTagcatttcttttcaaatttttgaatGCGATACTTATTATATACAAAGCAGCGGCGACACCGCCAGATGACGGAACAAAGAAAGTTTACCAAATCAGCGTACTCGGATCGCAGATCGCGTAACTAAATAAATGTCCACGTAGTTTTTTGAGGTATATAGTATATCGTACGCCGCAAACAATAAATCAACTTAATTCATCCGCGCACATAAAGGCCTTTCGAGTTTCGTAAGTTGATTAAACCCGTTTGAAATTTGATCTGACTTCTGAAAGTCAGCCACACTCTAGAAAACCTTTCCATGGAGGTATGTATCCATGTAGCTCTGACGGCAACACACGCGCCAAGACtgcatcgtcgtcatcatcatcgagATGATCTATTCACGCTTGTTAGACCACTCAGCAGGTACTACactgtcgtcatcatcatcgctatCATCGTAGGGTCCATCGTCCGCATCGCCGCCATCgttctctccatctctcccaTCACCCctctcatcgtcatcaccatcatcctcttCCTTCAGAATAATgatgttatcatcatcgtcgtcgtcatcatcatcgtcgtcattgcTGTGTTCACCAGACGTCCCCACGAGACCTAATTGCTCCTGCTGTTGCTGTGTTAGCTGGCTTAGTGATGTCATCCCATTGGGGGTGTTACACATGAACTGTGATGCAAGATTTCGCCAATACTTACGCTTCTGCGCAGGCGGATAACCGGAGTTTGGCACGCTACGAAGTTGACGACGGATGTTGCGGATAGCTTGACTGAGTTGGTTGTTAAACTTTCTCTGGGAAATGCAACAAAAGCGGTGAGAATATGGATAATAAATTACATGAAGATGATAGAATATGATATTTTCCCAAGGTTTATATTCTTATATGGGAGACATGATGTAGTAATTTCAATACGATGAAAGCGATTCATCCCAATTCAATCCATTCGATTCAATTCGATAAGGAATTTTTAATTGTATTAGGTCCAACTAAGttcaatataatatatacatgtatatcattttgtaaaaatgaaacatgTTGAAGAAAATTCAACCCGatactaaaaaataataataactgcaCCAAGTTTAGACTCTGGCAAATGAAAGAGTAATgttaaatttcataaaaattcgCATCTATGCCTCAAAGTGCTAAATGCGTTGATTATTGTCACTATTGATTAGCTGGCTTTAAACCGCCGCCGCCCCGGAGCAAAAACATTATCCAGGTCAAGAAAAAGTTAATGACTGGAAATGAGACGAGATATCAAGATTCCTATGTACCAACCTTCGTTTGGTCAGAAGTTAATCATTACCTATTTACCTAAGGAATAATTTTTAgaggataaaaataataaagaaaagatAAGCAAAGTGGAAAAAACAGAGGTATACGAGGAAATGTAAAGGATGGAAGAGAGTAAATAATTGATGAAGAGTTAAGTTAGTTTTACCCATGGTACATCTTCATCCGGAGATGACAGGACTGGGAAGTTCTCAACGATGGTCTTGCTGATGTTACGATACTCTGTATGGCTTGGTGTTGGGTTGAGGCTCATGTAATACTGGGCGCACTCGTATGTAAAACGCGATCGGAAGTTAGCGATGTTCCCTCGTCCAATCTGCTGCCTAAGAAGCTGGGAGAAGCTAGGTAGGGGCGCGGGGTAGGGGATCTCGATCACTTGCTTGTGAGCAGACTTCATCCGTTGGATAATCTTCTTGTATTTCTGCGAGATCTTGGCGGAGCGGATGGCACCCTTGGTGGCGGGACGCCCTCTACTTCCTATCAGCGGCATGGTGACAGGGACTTGGGTTGAGGTCGGTTCTTGAGAGTTCTGCGGATGTTCGCTAGGACTGGACGTTGAGGTAGATGCGACAGACAGGTCCTTATCGTCTTTAGACAGAATCTCGACAATGCGTTGAGTAACGGTTGGTGGGGGAGGTGGAGGGGCGGAGGTAGGAGCCGCTGCTATGGttcggtggtggtggtggtgatttggTGGTGGGAGCATTGTTGGTCTTGAGGTTGACGCCTGACTGGACCCGGCCGTTGTAGCTGTAGCCGTGCAATGAACAATGGATTGCTGATGCTGCTGATACGGTTGCTGATGCGGCAATGCTCGTGCGGCAAGAGCTGCGGCAAGGGCCTGATTGGCTACAGTAACATTAAACTGTCCGGCAATAGGAGCAAACGGGAAGGAGACGGCAGGGCCACCGTGAGGTATCATCTGGTTGCCATGGATGCTTTGAGGAGGTATGTAACGATGCATTTGTGCGGAGTTTAATTCGCGCTCTCTTGGTGATATTACGGGTTGTGCGTTAGGTACCATGGCAACAGCAAGAGGGGGCATCTTGGATCGGGAGCTAGAGGGTGGACCGTTATCAGGATGAACACTCTGtacaaagacaaaagaaaaatacTATAATTTCATGATTGATCTCCAGATCATTGTACAATAATACTGAAGGCGGTATACCATAATGGtacaaattgaaggaaaaattaTTTACCCAACAATAACTTGAGTTGcatgaaaagagaagaaaaaagaaggcaCGTATTAATTCAGAAACCAATATCGAGGCAACACCAAGCAGTTTCTACAGATCAATAAGACTGAATTTACAATCGAgaattgttatttaaaaaatcattaatctTCCATTTTCCTGGGAATAATTCAAACTTCATTTGACTCATCCTGAGGATGTGTTATCAGTCTTttcaacgatttttttttcaaaaatcgaGTTTTGTAGATGAAATATTCCTAGTATTTCCCATACCTGTGTATTTTCCTTTGAGTCCTGGCGAGGTAGTGTATGTGGGCGTGGCGACAAAAGCGGTGATGTGCGTGACACATGACTAGACGGCTTGTGATTGGCCTCTTCAATGTGGGTGTGGCTTGCAGCATTCCGGTGATTGGCTACGGTTTGAGTGGTGTGAATTGTTTTGGAGCTGAGTTGTGGTATGTGGGGCGTGGCTTGTGTTGGTTTCTGCGCTGGAGGATCATGGTTACACGTGTTTCCAATGATTACCCCGTTGCTATGGCAATGTGAACATCGTGCAtcctaaaaaaatacaattatattataattataattcacAATAACTATATAACAAAGAATATAACGAAAATCATCTATTATCCATTACAAACTTAATTACATTATATATCTGAGAATGAATCACCCCCCACCCAGTTTCGTTGTTACATGTATAATCCCTCTATTTTCCCTTTCTATCTAGATAATCGTtcactctcttttccctttcatatttgaccccccccccccccattcggtAACGTTCTTTTACTTTCCATTACATTCCATATCTCTTTTCCTTcgtagttttattttattttttaaaggagaGTAATCCATGCTgctcaaaaatattcatttgtcGGCGTTTGGCTCTTTCATCATTGGGGACTTCATTCAcacatattatttcattttctatttcttccTTATTGTATTAATTCAAACTTAAGTACAAATGAAGctcataatgaaaaaataaataaataaatacagggATGGTGATGtcgatgatgaaaaaaaaatcaataatgtaaAAACATTATACTTTTCACGAAACATTAGACGAATTCTATGTTTACCCCATTGTTGGGTTCCccttaaaggtaaagtccatcccagaaaaaatgttgattttaatcaatcgAAAAAACtcaaacaagcacaatgctgaaaattttcattaaaatcggatgtaaaataagaaagtaatgacactttaaattttcgcttatttttttcacaaaacagttaatatGCACAAAACAGTGATTGCAAATGAGTGAGTCGATGACCAAAGGGAGTCATGGACTGAACcataaatgttaaaacaatagtAATTCCATCAGTTCAGGGAGGACAAATAGTTTGTTTCAcatgataatgaggagaaaatggaaaattttaatatttcatataatatacaaagaAATAATTAGTGGGTGGTGTCAACAGTCCCTCGGGCCCTcatttgtatatttcatttgcatatttcgTAGGGGTTGACTTGTTCTTGGACGTCACCTGCCCTATGTTTTACGCAATTAACACATTCTTCTCTCTAACGTCGATTCCCCTACCGTAGCTTAATTTGGCAGATTCTAATATtaatttatgatgataataattatttttgtaatgataatgatattaatgaaatactaataataaaaatacaagctatgaaaaaaataatgaatttcactTTCGAATCTACAAATCGAAAGATCACTTCAGACTTCAGTAGACGTTGCAGAGCGGTATATCCTTCCGCTAAACAGAGTatatagaaggaaaaaaatacagacTGCATCGGAAATATTATTGTTCATTCATTGTATAATACTAccaagcaggggcggatccagaatttaccaaggggggggggggcacacaaaAATGACTGGTATAAAAACGTTATCGCGAATCGCGGCATTTTTATACGTCATTTTGCTCTACGGTGGCCTcaggcgagtcgaaaacagcagttttaacattttttgtaccagctattgtacaaataaaaatgaataaaacggctattttcgactcgctgtacggccgccgtagagcaaaagtgactgaggtattaaggccaccgcacaccttgcgactgttcacgatccgattttggaacaaatcgcactttgctcattttctgaatatgttaatggaacatatcattttatttgaggttaaaattaattgaaagaatactgaTATCACCATTTCGAAagattgcaaacctttattttttagtaaaggccaaattagtgtcaaatcgtagccaatggTACAACTGctatatgacgtcattacgactagatattaaattcaaatttattctaagaaggatgatagcatagtcacagatttgaacataggtattcgttcGATGATTTCGagcattacacagtaagatattccaagtctcaatataagcatcaaattctacaacattttgttttgaaatcgggtcgcagaccaatcgtaaggtgtgcggtcgcctttagtgATACGGGTTTTTAAAGAGAAGGCAGAATAGGCCTACAcatgaaaacaataatttgtTAAACTTaactttaataaaatatttcatgataaaTTCACGCTGAAACCAAAACAATCACCGAAATTGCATTAAATGCGCATGTGTGTAGTTCATATAGCTAAAACCTTATACCATATACTTAGAAAATAAAgagattttcaataaaattacatatcaaagtgatatatttattttgtgattGACAAATAAGAACTAAAAATCGAAAGAGTAGGCCCATGATTCTTTAAAACAATAGTCCAATTACAAAAGAGTTAATGCATATCATAATGAAATCAGAATAGGGAAGTAAATATCATGACTAAATTGTCACTTACGGCGTATCAAAAACTTTACTGACTTTGACCACGCACCTGGAAGTGCCTGTCTGTAGCAAATTAAACAATAACAGTAAGGCctgaaatgtttattttgccCGCATGAGCCCTAAATAAGAAAGCTGGGTCGGTCgttcattaattttattattattattattattataacacatTCGCTTCATGCTGCGCTGCACAAAGAAAATCGTTCAAGAGAGAATATATCTATGTGAGCAAAATGTGGTTTTAACTCTTTTAAGCGATTAAATACACGAGCGAATCCTTCACCCGCATCTGacatttttctcacaaaaaacattgcatttgtatattttggttttgcaaaaataaattacataaaaaatagCGAACATGTTTCTTTCCCCCCGCATTTTACGGTCGGTCGAATGAGTGCAACATAATATCgaataaaacattgtttttatgCCTAACAtgaaacaattatttcaagTAAAACTCAATTACAGcagaaaataaacattgatTAACAGTGAAATGGGGACATTCCATCGCAGAAACAAAATTCGTGCAATAAGTTAGACCTCTCTGACATTTCATCTATAGCTCTAAACGGCGCCTTAATATCATAAACGAAACACCTGGATGGGGAAACGCCCGGTGGAAACGTAATCGGTTATTAACCAATCACggcttcatgattttacaaGCAGACAGTCAAGAAGCAATGAGCCTTCCTGATTGGTCGAAAGTTTTGGTCCCCGGCCGCGCGTTCAACAGGTACCGATTTTTGGGGGAAGGTGCCGGTGATAGATCGATGCACGTTCTTTGAAATCGTTTCCGGAACCCCAAAGTGATTCCAAACTTCGCATGACTGAAATTCGATGTTTGTTTGTTCAAATcacttcattattttgttgcaataggcctatattttttatatcagcAAGGGCATCGCCGGGGCATTTATAGGAGGAGTGCAAACACGGCTAGACATATAAAAATAGTTCAATACTTCAAAGTGCAATCATACGATGTGTTTGTATACAAGGCCAGTGATGGTTTATCTAGGGGGAAGGGCCCGGGAAAACATATGACAGAAATGTCCAgacgaaataggcctatatcctCGTGTGGCTGGctattatattttacttttacatTGAAGCAACATATATAAAAAGTAATACATCCGTTTTATACACTAATACAGTAAAAACATTCTCATCATGTACACACATATAATCGATTGACAACATGTTCGCCGTGTAAATACGATCCATTTCGCTGaacttgttgttgttgttgttgttgtatctCTATATGTGcaatatttaaaaatgtttaaaggtttATACTCACTTTGAACATGTCCCTGAGCATAGCTTTAAATGTTAGTCGATCTTTTAGAGATGGAAAAAGTGTGTGGATCTCTTCGCTGTCTGCTCTGAGCTGCTTCAGCGTCAACCCATCGATATCATTCGTTTCGACCACTTCCAAAATCTTCTTCTTTACTTCTTCTCTGCTATCGTCATATGACCTCATCCAGGCCAAAACCAACCTCGTACTCCATTTTACAGGGTCCTCTGTCCCCGATCCCTGATGCATCgtgttaaaatataaaattatttacGTGCTAACGTCTTTGAAAGTGATGCCTGCCATTTTGGTTTGCACGACAAGCTAGCCTACCGTGTACCGTGCATGCATGCCGCAATGTATAAATCGGCGCACAggttctatatattttttacaataagtATATAACGGTGGCCAGTGTGCGACATTCTAAGCCGTGCTTTACACACTGTCTAGTCTAGACGCACATACACACAACACAACACAGGCCATACACACACCGCACTGTGTTTTCACGGCACATTGCATTGGATTCGCATGCACGTTTTCTCTCCACTCTTCATCTCATGCATCGAATCCAATGCAAATTAGCACACCTACACGTATGGTCGCACGCTGCCATACTACACATTTTATAGGACGAGTCCATTCGCCCAGACGGGGGAGATTCGTCGTCCGTGTTCACCGTGTACGATTTGGATAGGATTCCGTGCTAGGCAGAGGGACGTGTCTGGATAAGTAAATAGTTGTGTCGGAAAAGGGGGACAGGTCATGAACTCAGAACTATTCATCAATACTCGTCTCGTGTCTAGAAGTAACCAGTGTAAATCATAGAAAGCtcaatttgaataataaaactcAAAACAATGTTAATGCCGTATGCTTTTGTGGTGAATTCGTcaattatttttcccaaaaatgtGTAAACATTGCTGAACATTGGGCCTACAAATTCTAGTTAAGTAGACAATATGCCTATGCGCTTAGGCCTAGATCTCTCACACCAAAATAACACTTTCACCCTAGCAGTAATAtgaagttaataaaaaaaaatagcctcacaatttcatgaaaatctactgtaaatattaaaaaaaataagaaaaataataattcgtaATGatgacgaattaggtggtctttCGTCTCAGTTTTATTTTGGAGCAACGTAGGCCTGTATGAAATGATTTGAACATTTGAACAAATGAACTCCTTGATGATCTTCATAGTAATcttg contains:
- the LOC129281866 gene encoding uncharacterized protein LOC129281866 yields the protein MHQGSGTEDPVKWSTRLVLAWMRSYDDSREEVKKKILEVVETNDIDGLTLKQLRADSEEIHTLFPSLKDRLTFKAMLRDMFKDARCSHCHSNGVIIGNTCNHDPPAQKPTQATPHIPQLSSKTIHTTQTVANHRNAASHTHIEEANHKPSSHVSRTSPLLSPRPHTLPRQDSKENTQSVHPDNGPPSSSRSKMPPLAVAMVPNAQPVISPRERELNSAQMHRYIPPQSIHGNQMIPHGGPAVSFPFAPIAGQFNVTVANQALAAALAARALPHQQPYQQHQQSIVHCTATATTAGSSQASTSRPTMLPPPNHHHHHRTIAAAPTSAPPPPPPTVTQRIVEILSKDDKDLSVASTSTSSPSEHPQNSQEPTSTQVPVTMPLIGSRGRPATKGAIRSAKISQKYKKIIQRMKSAHKQVIEIPYPAPLPSFSQLLRQQIGRGNIANFRSRFTYECAQYYMSLNPTPSHTEYRNISKTIVENFPVLSSPDEDVPWRKFNNQLSQAIRNIRRQLRSVPNSGYPPAQKRKYWRNLASQFMCNTPNGMTSLSQLTQQQQEQLGLVGTSGEHSNDDDDDDDDDDDNIIILKEEDDGDDDERGDGRDGENDGGDADDGPYDDSDDDDDSVVPAEWSNKRE